The genome window CAGAGGGCTGAAACGCTGCCCGAGATCGAGGCCCAGCTCGCCCAAAGAGTAGCCGCTCTCAACAAGGTACTACAACACAGCTGGAGGACTGGATGTACTTAAGTCGGATATTTTCAGTTTGTATTTGAGTCCTGTAGCAATGAAAGCGGTCTCTCATATCAGGCAGAGGAGCGCCATGGGAACTTTGAGGAGCGACTACGGCAAATGGAGGCTCAGCTCGAGGAGAAgaaccaggagctgcagagggtaACGTCTAATGTTACTCTGCTGGGCTACGTCCCCTTTATGACACCTGCCCTTTTTTATCTTGAGGACACATCTTgtctctttgctttgttttcaggcgaggcagagggagaagatgaATGATGAACACAACAAACGCCTCTCAGATACAGTGGATAAGCTTCTTTCTGAGTCCAATGAGAGACTACAGCTACACCTCAAGGAGAGGATGGCGGCACTGGAGGAGAAGGTAAGAAGCAGTTACAACGAAGGGAGTGACTGACAGGCGGGTACTCAGGTCAAACCTTTGCTTCTTCTCTGATAGAATGCTCTGTCAGAGGAGCTGGCCAATATGAAGAAGATCCAGGACGATCTTTTAGCCAATAAGGTATGTATTAATATACAGGGAGACGTGGGTACAGTATTTATCCTATTTACTCATCCTCCTTCACATCCACATTAAGTTGTCTAGAAGTTGGACTGTTATGTTTCACTTCTCAAGTAGCTTCATCCTTCTGTCCCAGTTACCCTGAGTCAATATCCAAATGTTTATTGAATCAGTCGCCCCTTGAAAAATTCCCAAGACGCATTATTTTCCCCACAAATAAGATGCAAGATGATgagtcatttttatttgtacCCTCAGGAGCACCTCCTTGCTGAGCTGGAGAGGATCCAACTGGAGCTGGATCAGCTGAGAGGCAGACCAGGCTCGTCTTATTCCAGGTTCGACAAAGTTCATTTATTTACGCCGTGCGTTCCACATTTTGTGAATTCTCCGAGGACACTGCACGTAATACACGCCGCCCCGTCTGGGCAAAAGGGGTTGTTTGCTTCCTTTTCAACTCGTATTTTCAAAATTGTGTTTAACAAAATTCCGAGGGGATGCAGTTACTACACACTAAAGGCTGGACTAGTTTCCTGTGGTTTTCCTTTCTAACcactgtgttttactgctgcgTAACGGACGCCTTCTGGGTCTCACCTCAGGACGGGCAGTGTGAGTTCGCTTCCCTCCACCCTTTTCCGGAGGTCTCTCCCAGGGAGTGCCTCGGAGCTGCGGTATCCCCAGGGCGGGGGCTCGCTCCCGGCTGGCTATGGCAGCTCCACCGGGGGGGTCGTGGTCCGGCGGACGCACCGCGGCCGGTGGGGGGCTcagagagacgacagcagcaaGGTGTTGATCACAGCTTAAGACAtatgaatgtacagtaatgatgaTCTTTGTGTAAACGCTTACCATGCGTCTTTGTTGCAGTACGGAGAGTGGGACAGTAGCAGCATGCTGGGCCCTGGGTTTGAAGGCGGCGTGGAGGGCTGCTCGGACGACGAGGACGACAGGGAGACTCTCTTCGGGTCAGAGCTCCTCTCCCCCAGTGGGCAGACGGACGTACAGACGCTGGCCATCATGCTACAAGAGCAACTGGAGGCGATTAACAAGGAGATCAAGTATGTGGGGCTCAGTCAGAGGCGTGAGCTTTGCTGGCCGCCTGTGCAACATTaacgtcctcctccctctcaggctgattcaggaggagaaggagagcacGGAGCTGAGGGCCGAGGAGATCGAGAGCCGAGTCAGCAGCGTCGCCCTGGACGCCccgcctcttcctccctcctcactgGGGCGAGACAGCCTTGGGAGGGGTTACATGAccccctccatcacctcctccaccttggCGTCGCCCTCACCGCCCAGTTCTGGACATTCCACCCCGCGTCTACCGCACTCGCCCGCCAGGGAGACCGACAGACAGGTAAAAGCCGCCGTTTAATCTTCAAGGGGTGAATTAGCATCGTTTCATAATCCGACAGGTAGTCTAATTCCTCTGAATCATCTCCAACCTGCAGAACAGCAAAGATGGTGAAGAATGCAGAGCACTTGCCCTGATTGACTCCACCCCGCCTCCCGTCCCTCGAGCCCTGCGACTGGACAGGATGACTCACACGCACCCAGGGGCCGGCCTTGACGACCACCGCGAGTTCCGCAGGTACTCTCCTCGACTGCGTTCTCAGAGTCTGCGAAAACCACCCGTTGCCCTTGATGTTCACACGGATGCGCCTCCGTTGGTCTTTTTCTAGTCTCTCTGCTGATGGAGCCACCACTGCGAGCCAGGATTCCCTGCACAAAGCCAGCAAAAAGAAGAGCATCAAGTCGTCTATTGGTCGCCTCTTTGGTAAAAAGGAAAAGGGCAGGATTGGTGCACCGGGGCGTGAATCCACCTCACTGGGTGGGTGAATATTTCGGTCCTATCCTCCACATTAGgaatctttgtttttattataaactCCTATAAAATACACCCACCTTCTGGCCTTTCCAGCCTCCACACCCTCTGATGACCTGGGCTCAGCTGATCCACTAGGTCTGGCCAAACTAGGAACGGGAACCGTGGAAAAAGACCGACGCAGCAAAAAGAAGTAAGCGCTTTTCACGCTACACAGCAGCCCCGCCAAGGTTTGGTGTATCAGTAAATTGATCAGTCGAGTGACTCCACTGGAGCACGGCACTGACCAGGCCAACGAGGCCGTGGCCACGGCTCAGCTTCTCGAGTTCAGTGTGATCTTCTATTTATAATAGGAGACAGAGGTAAGGTGAGAAATGAGGACATTAATCTCTGTTTTCCGCCCTTCCTGCCAGACACGACCTGTTAGAGGAAGCCTGTCGTCAGGGTCTGCCTTTCGCCTCATGGGACGGCCCAACGGTGGTTACATGGCTTGAGGTACATCCCGGCTAAGAGCACCCGGCATCGGGTTCTGTTAGCGTCGCAATCACCCgcccctctgctctcctccgtcCCCAGCTGTGGGTGGGCATGCCGGCGTGGTACGTGGCGGCGTGCCGCGCCAACGTGAAGAGCGGCGCCATCATGGCCAACCTCTCCGACACGGAGATCCAACGGGAGATCGGCATCAGCAACCCGCTGCACAGGCTCAAGCTGCGCCTGGCCATTCAGGAGATGGTCTCCCTCACCAGCCCCTCGGCACCTGCAAGCACCCGCTCTGTAAGACCCGGCGCGACGCTcacttcacccccccccccctcccccacatgCGCGTGAAGGAgactgattgtgtgtttgtgtgcgacaGTCGACCAGTAATATTTGGATGACGCACGCTGAGATGGAGTCTCTCACTGCTGCCACCAAACCAGTAAGACTGAACTCATCTCACACAATAAAACTCCATATTTGAGGATATTGATTTACCTCATTTGCATCACACTGTCATAGAATCCTCAGTACCACAGCAAATGTAGTGTAACCAACACCTTGACCagcttttttctttgtctttgtctttgattAGGCGGTTTGGCTACAACCTTCCCTTTACTATTCCCTTAAATCTGATGGTGTTTTTCCAACTAATTCTCTCACTAACAAAacttctccctctgccttttttcccctctctgctctgctctgatgctgatttacaataaaccacacacacgtccctattcccacccccacccccccatttGCAACTCTCTGtccctttctctctttcctcaCTTTGCCCGAACAAcaaggagcagaaggagttcAGCTGGGACCAGGTGAGGTTCTGTCTCTACACAGGTGACCATCACATAATCGGACTGAATAAGTGATAACTCTCAAACTTCCAATGCTTTTCGCACAAACAGATCATAAATAAGCGATTCCCTTCCAGTAACACATGCTTACAGCGTGTCTgcaaatgtaaactgcattgttGCTCGTCTGAAATGTTATTTATGAAGAGTCGGGGGTTGCATATTTTAGCGGAGCATGTTTTTAATCAACAGAAGCTAAACTAGAAAACTCCACCCAGAGGCATTTGAGTTTCAGCAGTCACACTGTTTAAACTAAACAGTACAATCCTTTCGAGCCACACATGCCTCTGTTAACGAGAGGTATTAATAGGAACTAAtgacttatttttattattaatagagAGTAAAAACTAAACAGTGTCAAACTGATGCTAGACCGGTTTGACCCCAGAACAAGAATAACGAGAGAGATGTCGAGTTGGAACAAAAAATCTCAGCAAGGCTGGAAATTCACTGTAAAAGTCACCGCAGAGCAGGAACTAATGAATCATGATTTCAAAACACTGACTCTTAAACTTAAGAGTAAACTGTTGGTAACAAGACGAGCTAAGGGCCCAGGTGACGCACTAGCAACGAGAACAACGACTAAGGGGGAtaaaaatacagacacaaatCAATGAGACGCACAGAAGAGACCCACAGAACAAGAACTCGATAAACCCACAGCGCCGCCAACAGGCCGGAGGAAGAACTGTAACACAACCCATATAAACTATTACAGCTCAGCTCATTAACCTCTACAAAGGTTGCCTTGCTATCTTTTATGAACTCATGTAAaaccctccatcctccagatCCTGGCCTACGGAGACATGAACCATGAGTGGGTGGGAAACGAATGGCTGCCCAGCCTGGGCTTGCCCCAGTACCGCTCCTATTTCATGGAATCCCTGGTGGACGCGCGCATGCTGGATCACCTCACCAAGAAGGAGCTGAGGGGTCAGCTGAAGATGGTCGACAGCTTCCACAGGTAACGGCGCCGGTGGTGCTGATCTGCGTAGTCGCGCAGCAGCTTTTCTGGGGTTTAGAGCATGGTGTGCTCTCGCTCTCAGGGTGAGCCTTCACTACGGCATCATGTGCTTGAAGCGCTTGAACTACGACAgaaaggagctggagagaagaCGGGATgagagtcagcatcagaaccaaggTGAGCGCTCGGGCTAACGGCGCCTTCCCTCAGGTATCGGACCACGTTGCATGACATACGCGCGATGCTCTGTGCAGACGTGATGGTGTGGTCCAACGAGCGAGTGATGTGTTGGGTGCAGTCGATCGGCCTCAAGGAGTTTGCCGACAACCTCTTAGAAAGCGGCGTGCACGGCGCCCTCCTGGCGCTGGACGACACCTTCGACTACACCGACTTGGCTCTGCTCCTGCAGATCCCCAACCAGAACACGCAGGTAcggcaccgccgccgccgcccggctGCAGAAGACAGCTGCTGATGTGCTTGAAGCCTGACTGTGAGCCCCAAAACTCCGTCTTTTACAGGCGAGGCAGCTCCTGGAGAAGGAGTACAATGCTCTCATCTCCATGGGAACGGAGAGGAGGCCAGATGAGGTACGACACACCGGACCGTCGGTAGAAAATCCATCACAATAATCGCTCCTGCCAGGAGGCGGGAGCGTGTGTTAATTGTAACCACCGTCAATAAATCGACTTTAGTTGACAACTGGGCCTTTGATCCAAACTTTAGAGTTTCTGCCCTTTGATGAATGTGTCACAGAAGGATAAATTCCTTGCAGTGATGACAACGGCAGAGTGAAACCGAGCCTCTGGTATCAGAGCGTGCACCACCGCTGGCTGCTTCAGCTGTGTTTACACCCGTGCTAATTGCTTAGTTACAGCATGTAGCACCGAAACCCATGTGACCGCGCTTCGCTGTCACAACAGATACTTAGTCAAACCCCCACTAATGCGTGATGAACAAGCCTCCGCTCGTCCCGCGGTCTCTGCAGGATGGCACGAAAACGTTCACGCGCTCGCCGTCCTGGAGGAAGATGTTCCGAGAGAAGGACCTCCGCAGCGTCACCGCCGACTCCTCGGAAACGCTGCCCGCCAACTTCCGTGCCTCCGCCATCTCCACGCCCTCTGTGACCCTGAGGAAAGTCCAGAGCGAAGGTGAGACGACACGAAGGCCCTCGAGCCTAAAAGAACGAAACCGTGAAAGAAACACAAGAGCAAATAGTTGTACATATGTTTACTTACTCCCTTCCTTTTAGTCAACTCTGGCCCAAGAGGAGAGTCGGCGTCCGTCAGAACATACTCCTGCTAAAAGATAAGCACAGCAGGTGAGAAACCAGCCTCAGGGGCTGCTTCTGTACATAAACATCAGCTGTTATTAATATTCTGCTTTCTCTTACGCAGACCCCAGTCTTCATCCGAACCCacggggaaaaaaataaacattttttaagaCAAAAAAGGGATCAAAGTCAGAAAATGGACATTAGAAAATGACCAACGACGTTCAAGGCAGACGCCTGGAAAACTCAAAGACACTGAGCGAATGATTTGTGAAAAGATTCTCGAACAACGCGTGAATGTTGGTCCATccatctgtttctctctctctctctttctctcgatctatctctctctctctctctatcactCCATTCTCATCCATAGTTGTGGCATGACGCTGTTGGAAGTGACCATCGCCCGTCGTGAATCCCTCTCCCGTTCGAGTGTCAGGAAACAACGCGTATGTTCTTAAGCCATAACAGACATGATGCGAAACAGGCCGGACGAGGAGGTGATTTGCAACGCGCTCCATGTCATAATCCTGTCCAACgtggggaaaaaaggaaacgcATCTGTGTTCATATGCATGCCAAAACCAACCATCCATGACGTGAACGCTTGGGTCAGGACtttgtaaaatgtgtgttttatttttatcattttgtaTGATAACTGctattgtatgtatgtatgtacagtatgtgtgtgcgtgtgtgagtgtattAAACCGTACGCTCATTTCATACTTAGTTTTAAGACTGACTGTAATTTCATTTTAGGgtggaaagaggaaaaatgttttaaattattgaCATTTAAAGATATGCTACTTGTATGTGTACattttgaaaacaaaatgtgtTACGATTTAAATTCATATTATTGGAGAGTAGTGATGATAATTGAATATAATATgataacaataatgataatgattgtaaaagctgtaattaaaaaaacatacctGTAAAATGCTTCTGTAGGAGTCATTTCACAGTTTGTTCTCAGTGACTGGGCCTGAAGGCTACAGGTGGAAGGTGGACTTAGTTGTTCCACTCTTTAATTGTCTCTAATTGTCATGTctgctctttttgtgtttgtgttttattcgcTTTTCCTACTGCAACACTGTCTGTCTAGTGGTGCTGGGTTTTCGTGAGCCCAGTGAGCGTCAGGAACTAAATActggtgtacagtatgtgtgtgtgtgtgtgtgtgtgtgtgtgtgtgtgtgtgtgtgtgtgtgtgtgtgtgtgtgtgtgtgtgtgtgtgtgtgtgtgtgtgagtggggggtTTTCCCGTAAACCTCAGAGCCTTCACAAATCAAAACCAACAATTTACAGGAAACTTACACAAGGAGGGGATCACGGTTCTGTGATGAAAAAGCACAAATGGTGCAGAGTCTTCAGGcaccagaagcaggaggagcacaagcACATCAAGGATGCCCATAAATCCCActcgttcttttgtcacagaTCCCTCACATGTTAAACTCAACtacaaagcagctgcttcacaaacGCGGGGGAACCACGCAGCAAAGCCAGGTCTGCTGAGAAGTCATCAACGTCTCTCCAGCACATAAACATGACCTGGAGGAGCCGCCTCCACAGTCATCAGCATGGTGGAGGATTCAGGACAGCACCATCTCCTGGAtgaagtactgtatatatagaatgcttttacattttcataCATGAGGGGATTCCTTTACATTCAGAGGGTCAGAGTGAGTCACCAGCGCTTATATAATGGACCTCACGGGTCAATTTGGCCTTTTAGCTGCATCACGCTGAAAGCTGCATTTCCCCGTGAGGCCCCATCATTCTTTCTTACCAAGTTCACGGGCCGACGTGCCGGCGCTCCGGTGACTGCACAGCTGCGCTGGCGTAAACATCTGTCCGTCCCCCGCCGGTAAATCAGTCTCACCCTCGTTCCCCCAATTGAGGCGCGCACCCTCACATGTCAAATGAGATCAACATCATAAAAAAACGAAACAGCAAATCGCTCAAACTGCTTGAACGTATTTAGATGACGCATTGACGTGTGTTTAGATTTTCTCTTCTTCCAGTGatgaaatgtgtattttttcaGGAGAGGCCCAACAGGAAGCGCATCCTGCTTTACTGTCAGTGGGGCTCATCTTTGTTCGTCTGTCATTATGAATAAATCACAACACAGTTGGAAGAGAAAGTAACTCAGTGATATTAGACATAGCCAGCGCTCATTGTACGTAAACACCCTGAAATAAGAGTTTGCCTTGAAATCATAACATCTGACGACGTGGGCGTTTAAAACTCCCACTTTACGAGCAGCTCCTGCCGTAAACAATGCGGAAGAAGCCCATACATAGTGAGGGCACAGGTCTTCTTCTCCTCAGCACTTCAATTATGATGAAATGTGTGACTCATACATTACCCCATGCAGGAGGACGTCCCTCTCCTAACCCCCTATAAAGGCCACCAAACATGCTCCTGTTTAGAAGCTGATCGCAAAGATCCATcttgaacatttttatttaattatttatttttttttaaaccctttatttattctttattttctcATCTCTGAAGAACTTTGTGATTATTTTCCCCAATGTTTTTACGCACTAAatccctcttcctctgcctggCGTCTGTTCTCTGGATCATTCCTCTCTCGCTGTCGTTTTATCTCCCCGACGCGAATCCACTTTTATCCTTTAACAGTCAAGTCAGGGAACGGCACCTCTACACAGGTAGAAATCTGAACTTCTTACAGTAATTCTAGTAAAACCAAAGGCCTTTTcttcattgtttttccttgttgCAGACAACCACAGAAGAGGGATGTACCTGCAGATGACCCTGGATGGCAGAGTGTCAGGAAGTGATGCTCAGACCTCTTACAGTAAGTAAAATTCACACGTGGAGCCGAGT of Betta splendens chromosome 19, fBetSpl5.4, whole genome shotgun sequence contains these proteins:
- the LOC114845483 gene encoding liprin-alpha-3-like isoform X2, producing the protein MMMCEVMPTISEDGRSGSGGGPSSPAGPGAGGPGGAMGGGGFSGREPRGGGDEGGSTGNLESLMVNMLTERERLLENLRETQESLGTAQLRLRELGHEKESLQRQLSIALPQEFAVLTKELNVCREQLLEREEEIAELKAERNNTRLLLEHLECLVSRHERSLRMTVVKRQAQSPAGVSSEVEVLKALKSLFEHHKALDEKVRERLRVALERVSMLEDQLAASSQERLPNGPSSSLEDSELERQREGEIERQRAELSQLRERLALMCRQVGEIEEQLAAARREVTKSEEANQKLQREVKEALCQREDMEERITTLERRYLSAQREATSLHDIKDKLENELASKESLYRQSEEKNRQLQERLDEAKQKLQQTLQRAETLPEIEAQLAQRVAALNKAEERHGNFEERLRQMEAQLEEKNQELQRARQREKMNDEHNKRLSDTVDKLLSESNERLQLHLKERMAALEEKNALSEELANMKKIQDDLLANKEHLLAELERIQLELDQLRGRPGSSYSRTGSVSSLPSTLFRRSLPGSASELRYPQGGGSLPAGYGSSTGGVVVRRTHRGRWGAQRDDSSKYGEWDSSSMLGPGFEGGVEGCSDDEDDRETLFGSELLSPSGQTDVQTLAIMLQEQLEAINKEIKLIQEEKESTELRAEEIESRVSSVALDAPPLPPSSLGRDSLGRGYMTPSITSSTLASPSPPSSGHSTPRLPHSPARETDRQNSKDGEECRALALIDSTPPPVPRALRLDRMTHTHPGAGLDDHREFRSLSADGATTASQDSLHKASKKKSIKSSIGRLFGKKEKGRIGAPGRESTSLASTPSDDLGSADPLGLAKLGTGTVEKDRRSKKKHDLLEEACRQGLPFASWDGPTVVTWLELWVGMPAWYVAACRANVKSGAIMANLSDTEIQREIGISNPLHRLKLRLAIQEMVSLTSPSAPASTRSSTSNIWMTHAEMESLTAATKPEQKEFSWDQILAYGDMNHEWVGNEWLPSLGLPQYRSYFMESLVDARMLDHLTKKELRGQLKMVDSFHRVSLHYGIMCLKRLNYDRKELERRRDESQHQNQDVMVWSNERVMCWVQSIGLKEFADNLLESGVHGALLALDDTFDYTDLALLLQIPNQNTQARQLLEKEYNALISMGTERRPDEDGTKTFTRSPSWRKMFREKDLRSVTADSSETLPANFRASAISTPSVTLRKVQSEVNSGPRGESASVRTYSC
- the LOC114845483 gene encoding liprin-alpha-3-like isoform X1, which produces MMMCEVMPTISEDGRSGSGGGPSSPAGPGAGGPGGAMGGGGFSGREPRGGGDEGGSTGNLESLMVNMLTERERLLENLRETQESLGTAQLRLRELGHEKESLQRQLSIALPQEFAVLTKELNVCREQLLEREEEIAELKAERNNTRLLLEHLECLVSRHERSLRMTVVKRQAQSPAGVSSEVEVLKALKSLFEHHKALDEKVRERLRVALERVSMLEDQLAASSQEVISLRDQIKRRQQGVDGGKDRLPNGPSSSLEDSELERQREGEIERQRAELSQLRERLALMCRQVGEIEEQLAAARREVTKSEEANQKLQREVKEALCQREDMEERITTLERRYLSAQREATSLHDIKDKLENELASKESLYRQSEEKNRQLQERLDEAKQKLQQTLQRAETLPEIEAQLAQRVAALNKAEERHGNFEERLRQMEAQLEEKNQELQRARQREKMNDEHNKRLSDTVDKLLSESNERLQLHLKERMAALEEKNALSEELANMKKIQDDLLANKEHLLAELERIQLELDQLRGRPGSSYSRTGSVSSLPSTLFRRSLPGSASELRYPQGGGSLPAGYGSSTGGVVVRRTHRGRWGAQRDDSSKYGEWDSSSMLGPGFEGGVEGCSDDEDDRETLFGSELLSPSGQTDVQTLAIMLQEQLEAINKEIKLIQEEKESTELRAEEIESRVSSVALDAPPLPPSSLGRDSLGRGYMTPSITSSTLASPSPPSSGHSTPRLPHSPARETDRQNSKDGEECRALALIDSTPPPVPRALRLDRMTHTHPGAGLDDHREFRSLSADGATTASQDSLHKASKKKSIKSSIGRLFGKKEKGRIGAPGRESTSLASTPSDDLGSADPLGLAKLGTGTVEKDRRSKKKHDLLEEACRQGLPFASWDGPTVVTWLELWVGMPAWYVAACRANVKSGAIMANLSDTEIQREIGISNPLHRLKLRLAIQEMVSLTSPSAPASTRSSTSNIWMTHAEMESLTAATKPEQKEFSWDQILAYGDMNHEWVGNEWLPSLGLPQYRSYFMESLVDARMLDHLTKKELRGQLKMVDSFHRVSLHYGIMCLKRLNYDRKELERRRDESQHQNQDVMVWSNERVMCWVQSIGLKEFADNLLESGVHGALLALDDTFDYTDLALLLQIPNQNTQARQLLEKEYNALISMGTERRPDEDGTKTFTRSPSWRKMFREKDLRSVTADSSETLPANFRASAISTPSVTLRKVQSEVNSGPRGESASVRTYSC